A window of Apium graveolens cultivar Ventura chromosome 8, ASM990537v1, whole genome shotgun sequence contains these coding sequences:
- the LOC141680169 gene encoding uncharacterized protein LOC141680169 produces the protein MADSLSQFASSELENYPRSIYFQVLKTPTIHVINLIALVGMASYWIDPIKTRLETRWFPDDAQEARKLPVRALRYSLIEGLLYKRSFVIPYLKCLRPLEAEEALKEAHEGICGQYLGGRALAHKITQLGFYWPTILADVKAYVKRCNRFQRHALIVRQPPERLTSINTPIIFAMWGINILRPFPMASGLRKFIVVAIDYFTNGLRLRH, from the coding sequence ATGGCGGATTCCTTGTCTCAGTTCGCCTCGTCTGAACTGGAGAATTATCCAAGAAGTATTTACTTCCAGGTCTTGAAGACCCCTACTATTCATGTCATAAATCTGATAGCACTGGTTGGTATGGCAAGCTATTGGATAGACCCGATCAAGACCCGCTTGGAAACTAGGTGGTTCCCCGACGATGCCCAGGAGGCACGTAAGTTGCCAGTTAGAGCATTAAGATACTCATTGATTGAAGGCCTTCTTTATAAAAGGTCCTTTGTTATTCCGTACTTGAAGTGCTTAAGACCTCTTGAAGCAGAGGAGGCACTTAAGGAAGCCCATGAAGGGATTTGTGGGCAatacttggggggcagggccctcgctcacaagataactcAGTTGGGGTTCTACTGGCCAACTATATTAGCCGATGTAAAGGCTTATGTGAAGAGATGCAACAGATTCCAGAGGCATGCTCTGATAGTACGACAACCCCCAGAGAGGCTTACGTCAATCAACACACCCATCATTTTTGCAATGTGGGGAATCAACATACTTAGACCATTTCCTATGGCATCGGGATTGAGGAAGTTCATTGTGGTAGCCATAGACTACTTTACAAATGGATTGAGGCTAAGGCACTAG